One Brevibacterium spongiae DNA segment encodes these proteins:
- a CDS encoding FAD-dependent oxidoreductase, with translation MTRPFRVAIVGAGPAGIYAADLMTKAERDFDLSIDLFDRLPTPFGLVRYGVAPDHPRIKGIINALIKVLDRGDIRLFSNVEYGVDLHLEELTDRYDAVIFSTGCFVDAALDLPGIDLPGSYGAADFVNWYDSHPDVSQSWPLDAQRVAVIGNGNVALDVARVLAKQADDLHTTEIPDHVYEGLKASQVTDVHIFGRRGPAQAKFTPLELRELGQVKDVDVIVYPEDFEFDDGSMAAIESSNQTKQVAKTLTDFTMREPTGAKRRLHLHFLHAPVAILGEDRVSGLRTERMELDGSGGVNGTGSFHDWEFDAVYRAVGYAGTQLPQLPFDERKRVIPNHEGRVVDADDQSKAAEADVVQGVYTTGWIKRGPVGLIGHTKGDALETIGHILDDRAAGVLTDPVYPDETAIVELLESKGTDFVDWEGYHRVESAEKAAGEAEGRERVKLATREAMLSEARGHVTAESVGQPSGGH, from the coding sequence ATGACTCGACCCTTCCGGGTGGCCATCGTCGGCGCCGGTCCTGCTGGGATCTACGCGGCCGATCTCATGACGAAGGCGGAACGCGATTTCGATCTGAGCATCGATCTCTTCGACCGCCTGCCGACCCCGTTCGGGCTCGTCCGCTACGGTGTCGCTCCCGACCACCCACGGATCAAGGGCATCATCAATGCGCTGATCAAGGTCCTCGATCGCGGTGACATCCGCCTGTTCTCCAACGTCGAATACGGTGTCGACCTCCACCTCGAGGAGCTCACCGATCGCTACGATGCCGTGATCTTCTCCACCGGCTGCTTCGTCGATGCCGCCCTCGATCTGCCCGGCATCGATCTGCCCGGATCGTACGGGGCCGCGGACTTCGTCAACTGGTACGACTCCCATCCCGACGTCTCGCAGTCCTGGCCGCTTGATGCGCAGCGCGTCGCCGTCATCGGCAACGGCAACGTCGCCCTCGACGTCGCTCGCGTTCTGGCCAAGCAGGCCGACGATCTGCACACCACGGAGATTCCCGACCACGTCTACGAGGGGCTCAAAGCCTCGCAGGTCACCGACGTCCATATCTTCGGCCGTCGCGGACCGGCACAGGCGAAGTTCACTCCGCTGGAGCTGCGCGAACTCGGTCAGGTCAAGGACGTCGACGTCATCGTCTATCCCGAAGACTTCGAATTCGATGACGGCTCCATGGCTGCCATCGAATCGAGCAATCAGACCAAACAGGTTGCGAAGACGCTCACGGACTTCACGATGCGTGAACCCACGGGAGCGAAGCGTCGTCTCCACCTGCACTTCCTCCACGCACCGGTCGCCATCCTCGGCGAGGATCGGGTGAGCGGGCTGCGGACCGAACGGATGGAACTCGACGGCTCCGGAGGCGTCAACGGAACCGGGAGCTTCCACGATTGGGAGTTCGACGCCGTCTACCGCGCGGTCGGCTACGCCGGCACGCAGCTGCCGCAGCTGCCCTTCGATGAGCGCAAGCGTGTGATCCCCAACCATGAGGGTCGCGTCGTCGACGCCGATGATCAGTCGAAGGCCGCCGAGGCCGACGTCGTTCAGGGCGTCTACACGACCGGTTGGATCAAGCGCGGTCCCGTCGGACTCATCGGGCATACGAAGGGCGATGCGCTCGAGACCATCGGGCATATCCTCGACGACCGGGCCGCAGGCGTCCTCACCGACCCCGTCTACCCGGACGAAACGGCGATCGTCGAACTCCTCGAGTCCAAGGGCACCGACTTCGTCGACTGGGAGGGCTACCACCGGGTCGAATCGGCAGAGAAGGCCGCCGGTGAGGCCGAAGGGCGTGAGCGGGTCAAGCTCGCCACCCGTGAGGCGATGCTCTCCGAGGCGCGCGGCCACGTCACTGCCGAATCCGTGGGACAGCCTTCCGGCGGTCACTGA
- a CDS encoding GTP pyrophosphokinase, with the protein MSNESLLRTIVERAYVERLDAWQTAAVRIKHWLKEQQKGLLKDKDISRLDVDGHRIKDAARTLAKLTEKFDEDPQLEVRDTDDVEDQIRDIVGIKVLCKSPRDQSMMFAALRDPEQLGSFELIESRDYTNPPKASGYRACHVILRIPSDQGKPVFAEIQVKTRLQDAWSELTHEDMYKPGAAMKPSKLHGEFARAMANMLATVDDMADTLAVELTALTDPEHELDPVAMREQRSAIDVRVRATGPKYALAVDGSGRQGLIPAFAVRKLSETKGTIKVSDFIAVDDRLRVSVEEDSKGLYYIPLELPRG; encoded by the coding sequence GTGAGCAACGAATCGCTGCTGAGAACGATCGTCGAGCGAGCCTACGTCGAACGGCTCGATGCCTGGCAGACTGCGGCCGTGCGGATCAAGCACTGGCTCAAAGAGCAGCAGAAGGGCCTGCTCAAGGACAAGGACATCTCCCGCCTCGACGTCGACGGGCATCGGATCAAGGACGCCGCGAGGACTCTGGCCAAGCTGACCGAGAAGTTCGATGAGGATCCGCAGCTCGAGGTCCGCGACACCGACGATGTCGAGGATCAGATCCGCGATATCGTCGGCATCAAGGTGCTGTGCAAGTCACCGCGTGACCAGAGCATGATGTTCGCAGCACTGCGCGACCCCGAACAGCTCGGCTCCTTCGAACTCATCGAGTCGAGGGACTATACGAATCCACCGAAGGCCAGCGGCTACCGAGCCTGTCACGTCATCCTCCGCATCCCCTCTGACCAGGGGAAACCGGTATTCGCAGAAATTCAGGTCAAGACCCGCCTTCAGGACGCCTGGAGCGAGCTGACCCATGAGGACATGTACAAGCCGGGTGCGGCGATGAAGCCGAGCAAGCTGCATGGCGAGTTCGCCCGTGCCATGGCGAACATGCTCGCCACGGTCGATGACATGGCCGACACTCTGGCGGTCGAGCTCACCGCGCTGACCGATCCCGAGCATGAACTCGATCCGGTGGCGATGCGCGAACAGAGGTCCGCCATCGACGTTCGGGTGCGGGCCACCGGGCCGAAATACGCCCTGGCCGTCGACGGTTCGGGACGCCAGGGTCTCATCCCGGCCTTCGCCGTGCGCAAACTCAGCGAGACGAAGGGCACCATCAAGGTCAGCGACTTCATCGCCGTCGACGACAGGCTGCGGGTCAGCGTGGAGGAGGACTCCAAGGGCCTGTACTACATTCCCCTCGAACTGCCCCGGGGCTGA
- a CDS encoding glycerophosphodiester phosphodiesterase: MSFLQFLNERGIIERPGSGSRPLVIAHRGYSAVVPENSLAAVDAARALGVDFIEVDTSTSADGVPVILHDPDLDRTTNRKGPVANLTAEELSFVDAGSWMGPGFHGVRIPTLAAVMRDIQHRGGELLLELKGEWSSGAVARISELVVETGIADRMIVQSFNLETLETCRDLLPMVARFLLRMVPKPEDIEIARDLGAVAINPSYKGFSMRKSVVTEIRDNDLGVFVWTANEMNEWRELLNAEVDGIITNHPGRLQGFLAGRFDPVK, translated from the coding sequence ATGAGCTTTCTGCAGTTCCTCAACGAACGGGGCATCATTGAGCGCCCCGGGTCCGGAAGCCGACCGCTGGTCATCGCGCATCGAGGGTATTCGGCAGTCGTGCCCGAGAACAGTCTGGCCGCGGTCGACGCGGCGCGCGCGCTCGGGGTGGACTTCATCGAGGTCGACACCTCGACGAGTGCCGACGGCGTGCCCGTGATCCTTCATGACCCTGATCTGGACCGGACCACGAACCGGAAGGGGCCTGTCGCCAACCTCACGGCCGAAGAGCTGTCGTTCGTCGACGCCGGGTCCTGGATGGGGCCGGGATTCCACGGAGTGCGGATCCCCACCCTGGCCGCCGTGATGCGCGACATCCAGCACCGAGGCGGTGAACTCCTGCTCGAGCTCAAGGGGGAGTGGTCCTCCGGTGCGGTGGCGCGGATCTCCGAACTCGTCGTCGAGACCGGCATCGCCGACCGCATGATCGTCCAGTCCTTCAACCTCGAGACGCTCGAGACCTGCAGAGACCTCCTGCCCATGGTCGCGCGGTTCCTGCTGCGCATGGTGCCCAAGCCGGAGGACATCGAGATCGCCCGCGACCTCGGGGCGGTGGCCATCAACCCGTCCTATAAGGGCTTCTCCATGCGGAAGTCCGTCGTCACCGAGATCAGGGACAACGATCTCGGGGTGTTCGTCTGGACCGCGAATGAGATGAACGAATGGCGGGAGCTCCTCAACGCGGAGGTCGACGGGATCATCACCAACCATCCCGGTCGTCTGCAGGGCTTCCTGGCGGGGCGATTCGATCCCGTGAAATAG
- a CDS encoding acyltransferase family protein: protein MTTSIPRHRDLTLDLARVVCVLVVVFVHLVLVGAGRNPDGSPFIINPVSGQRWFAPATWIAEIMPMFFVVGGFAARVGWDSAQRRGESASTFVRTRLRRLALPALPLFVVLTLALVSIRFLGVDPELADAVAVPVGSVLWFLAAYALVQSLAPWMIRWHEHNPWLALVVLFAGAFFVDVVRLVVGIQGLGLDRISADGYGIGDELFGLPNVAFVWLFAQQIGFCLRDGWFSRVRWWNLVLIVAGFACLGLLVILGEYSASMLTNQWPPTLPLAVLAIIQAALLALLHRPLTAIMDRRWAQGIVFFLGSRLMSMYLWHVPAIVVLTGIQLLWLPMPDPGTAAWWLSRPLFVIAVLLVVWAISTGTKRWESPPPVLSPRLPSAAATFAAVCVFIVQSLAISTYGLDLPLAVLGLVCTAVAVWLTGPSATTSRRSAPVPPAEAMPSSPR from the coding sequence GTGACCACTTCGATACCGCGCCATCGCGACCTCACCCTCGACCTCGCCCGCGTCGTCTGTGTCCTCGTCGTCGTCTTCGTCCACCTCGTCCTCGTGGGAGCCGGACGCAATCCTGACGGCTCGCCCTTCATCATCAACCCGGTCTCCGGGCAGCGCTGGTTCGCTCCGGCGACCTGGATCGCCGAGATCATGCCGATGTTCTTCGTCGTCGGCGGCTTCGCGGCCCGGGTCGGCTGGGACTCGGCGCAGCGCCGCGGCGAATCGGCCTCGACCTTCGTGCGCACTCGTCTGCGTCGACTCGCGCTGCCGGCCCTGCCGCTGTTCGTCGTCCTCACACTCGCCCTCGTCTCAATCCGCTTCCTCGGAGTCGATCCCGAATTGGCCGACGCGGTGGCCGTCCCTGTCGGGTCCGTGCTGTGGTTCCTCGCCGCGTATGCCCTCGTCCAGTCGCTGGCACCATGGATGATCCGCTGGCATGAGCACAACCCATGGTTGGCTCTCGTCGTCCTCTTCGCCGGCGCGTTCTTCGTCGACGTGGTCCGACTCGTCGTCGGCATCCAAGGGCTCGGACTCGACCGCATCTCCGCCGATGGCTACGGCATCGGGGATGAACTCTTCGGTCTGCCCAATGTCGCCTTCGTCTGGCTCTTCGCCCAGCAGATCGGCTTCTGCCTGCGCGATGGCTGGTTCTCCCGTGTCCGATGGTGGAATCTGGTCCTCATCGTCGCCGGCTTCGCCTGCCTGGGACTGCTGGTCATCCTCGGCGAATATTCGGCGAGCATGCTCACCAACCAGTGGCCGCCAACCCTCCCCTTGGCCGTTCTCGCGATCATCCAGGCCGCACTGCTGGCACTGCTCCACCGCCCGCTGACAGCGATCATGGACCGCCGCTGGGCGCAGGGCATCGTATTCTTCCTCGGCTCTCGACTGATGTCGATGTACCTGTGGCATGTGCCGGCGATCGTCGTCCTCACCGGGATCCAGCTGCTGTGGCTGCCGATGCCCGACCCCGGCACCGCAGCGTGGTGGCTGAGCCGCCCGCTCTTCGTCATCGCCGTGCTGCTCGTCGTGTGGGCGATCTCGACGGGCACGAAGCGCTGGGAGAGCCCGCCGCCGGTTCTCTCACCGAGGCTGCCCTCCGCCGCCGCGACGTTCGCTGCGGTCTGCGTATTCATCGTCCAATCGCTGGCGATCTCCACGTACGGACTCGACCTTCCGCTGGCCGTTCTCGGCCTTGTATGCACCGCGGTCGCGGTTTGGCTCACCGGCCCATCGGCGACCACTTCGAGACGGTCCGCTCCTGTGCCACCTGCGGAGGCGATGCCATCATCGCCGAGGTGA
- the metE gene encoding 5-methyltetrahydropteroyltriglutamate--homocysteine S-methyltransferase: protein MTSSFPQATITGYPRIGPRREQKKALESYWAGRIDADEFAQAVHTLRIDTYHRLRELGLTEDYAIPASYSHYDHVLDTALSVGLIPSATTGTDFDLDEYFALARGTAQRSPLEMTKWFDTNYHYLVPELEDSTHFKAHPQHLLSLVSEARAAGHLVRPVLVGPVTLLTLAKTAPGTTTSPLDRLEELTAVYLDVISILAAAGVDWVQLDEPALVTDVPGFTDEQLAEAAGRAYATLAGASTHPKIFVTAPYGTLRSGLSALSSSGIDALGVDISAATRAIDPGYLDRLAAEVPESTHLVAGIIDGRNVWAADLQESLDVLTGLGREALSVSTSTSLLHVPYTVANESALPVDVASWLSFAEEKVTEVEALTTALTAGPDARAEAFNRSDRARRTRAESARVHSAEVAARTASLADDDGFRTDYATRRQAQSALEIPSLPTTTIGSFPQTAEVRRARADHRASRIDDAAYESAMKAEIDRVVSLQEDLGLDVIVHGEPERNDMVQYFAENLDGFATTDNGWVQSYGSRCTRPPILFGDVSRPAPITVEWSTYTATRTQRLVKGMLTGPVTILAWSFVRDDVALAESADQIALALSDEVADLEAAGIGIVQVDEPALRELLPLRETDRQAYLDWSVRSFRLVNSRVAPGTQIHTHLCYSEFGEIIDAINALDADVTSIEAARSRMEVLDDIADFDFVRGIGPGVYDIHSPRVPSVPELTELIDAALAKVPAERLWINPDCGLKTRGYSEVRASLANLVAARDAVLARDAETVTV, encoded by the coding sequence ATGACCAGCTCATTCCCCCAGGCCACGATCACCGGCTACCCGCGCATCGGGCCCCGACGCGAGCAGAAGAAGGCCCTCGAATCCTATTGGGCCGGGCGCATCGACGCCGATGAGTTCGCCCAGGCCGTGCACACCCTGCGCATCGACACCTACCACCGGCTGCGCGAGCTCGGGCTCACCGAGGACTACGCGATCCCCGCGTCGTACAGCCACTACGACCACGTCCTCGACACCGCACTGAGCGTCGGTCTCATCCCCTCAGCGACAACGGGCACCGACTTCGACCTCGACGAATACTTCGCCCTCGCCCGCGGGACCGCGCAGCGCTCTCCGCTCGAGATGACGAAGTGGTTCGACACGAACTACCACTACCTCGTGCCCGAACTCGAGGACTCGACGCACTTCAAAGCTCACCCGCAGCATCTGCTCTCCCTCGTCTCCGAAGCCCGCGCCGCCGGCCACCTCGTCCGCCCCGTCCTCGTCGGACCGGTCACCCTGCTGACCCTGGCCAAAACCGCACCGGGCACCACCACCTCGCCGCTGGATCGCCTCGAGGAGCTCACCGCCGTCTACCTCGACGTCATCTCCATCCTCGCCGCCGCCGGCGTCGACTGGGTCCAGCTCGACGAACCGGCGCTCGTCACCGACGTCCCCGGCTTCACCGATGAGCAGCTCGCCGAGGCGGCCGGACGCGCCTATGCGACGCTTGCCGGGGCGAGCACGCACCCGAAGATCTTCGTCACCGCCCCTTATGGGACCCTGCGGTCCGGCCTCTCGGCACTGTCGAGCTCGGGTATCGACGCTCTCGGCGTCGACATCTCCGCCGCCACCCGCGCCATCGACCCCGGCTACCTCGATCGTCTGGCTGCCGAGGTGCCCGAGTCGACACACCTCGTCGCCGGCATCATCGACGGACGCAATGTGTGGGCCGCTGACCTGCAAGAGAGCCTCGATGTACTCACCGGACTGGGCCGCGAAGCGCTGAGCGTCTCGACCTCGACCTCCCTGCTCCATGTGCCTTATACAGTGGCCAACGAGTCCGCGCTCCCGGTTGATGTCGCCTCGTGGCTGTCCTTCGCCGAGGAGAAGGTGACCGAGGTCGAGGCCCTGACGACCGCCCTGACCGCCGGTCCTGATGCCCGCGCCGAGGCGTTCAACCGTTCGGATCGTGCCCGCCGCACCCGTGCCGAGTCCGCGCGGGTCCACAGCGCCGAGGTGGCCGCCCGGACCGCCTCCCTGGCCGATGACGACGGCTTCCGCACTGACTATGCGACGAGGCGGCAGGCTCAGTCTGCCCTCGAGATTCCGTCTCTGCCGACGACGACCATCGGGTCGTTCCCGCAGACGGCCGAGGTCCGCCGGGCCCGTGCCGACCATCGGGCCTCTCGCATCGATGATGCCGCGTACGAGTCGGCGATGAAGGCGGAGATCGATCGGGTCGTGTCCCTGCAGGAGGACCTCGGGCTCGACGTCATCGTCCACGGCGAACCCGAACGCAATGACATGGTCCAGTACTTCGCGGAGAACCTCGACGGGTTTGCGACCACGGACAACGGCTGGGTCCAGTCCTATGGTTCGCGCTGCACCCGTCCGCCGATCCTCTTCGGCGACGTCTCCCGACCGGCACCGATCACCGTCGAGTGGTCGACCTACACGGCGACTCGGACCCAACGGCTCGTCAAGGGCATGCTCACCGGTCCGGTGACGATTCTCGCGTGGTCGTTCGTCCGTGATGACGTTGCCCTGGCCGAATCGGCTGATCAGATCGCTCTGGCCCTCTCGGACGAAGTCGCCGACCTCGAGGCGGCCGGCATCGGCATCGTCCAGGTCGATGAGCCGGCCCTGCGAGAGCTGCTGCCGCTGCGGGAGACCGACCGTCAGGCCTACCTCGACTGGTCGGTGCGCTCCTTCCGGCTCGTCAATTCCCGTGTCGCGCCCGGAACGCAGATCCACACTCATCTGTGCTATTCGGAGTTCGGGGAGATCATCGATGCGATCAACGCCCTCGACGCCGATGTCACGAGCATCGAGGCGGCCCGATCACGGATGGAGGTGCTCGACGACATCGCCGACTTCGACTTCGTGCGCGGGATCGGGCCCGGCGTCTACGACATCCATTCGCCGCGGGTGCCCTCGGTGCCCGAGCTCACCGAGCTCATCGATGCCGCGTTGGCGAAGGTCCCGGCCGAGCGACTGTGGATCAACCCGGACTGCGGGCTGAAGACCCGCGGCTATTCCGAGGTCCGTGCCTCGCTTGCCAACCTCGTCGCCGCCCGTGATGCCGTTCTCGCCAGAGACGCGGAAACTGTGACGGTCTGA
- a CDS encoding YajQ family cyclic di-GMP-binding protein has product MASESSFDIVSKVDRQEADNALNQAAKEINSRYDFRGTDASIAWSGEAVQMKATSEDRVKAILDVFQSKLVKRGISLKSLEDGEPYPSGKEYRIDASIKEGIDKDNAKKISKIIRDEGPKGVKAQIQGDELRVSSKKRDDLQEVIALLKSQDLEVDLQFTNYR; this is encoded by the coding sequence ATGGCCAGCGAATCCTCATTCGACATCGTCAGCAAGGTCGACCGCCAGGAAGCGGACAACGCCCTCAACCAGGCTGCGAAGGAGATCAACTCCCGCTACGACTTCCGCGGCACCGACGCCTCCATCGCCTGGAGCGGGGAAGCCGTGCAGATGAAAGCCACCAGCGAAGACCGCGTCAAGGCCATCCTCGACGTCTTCCAGTCGAAGTTGGTCAAGCGCGGAATCTCGCTGAAGTCCCTCGAGGACGGTGAGCCCTACCCCTCCGGCAAGGAGTACCGCATCGATGCCTCGATCAAGGAGGGCATCGACAAGGACAATGCGAAGAAGATCTCGAAGATCATCCGCGACGAGGGCCCCAAGGGCGTCAAGGCCCAGATCCAGGGCGATGAGCTGCGGGTCAGCTCGAAGAAGCGCGATGACCTCCAGGAGGTCATCGCCCTGCTCAAGAGCCAGGACCTCGAGGTCGACCTGCAATTCACCAACTACCGCTGA
- a CDS encoding methylenetetrahydrofolate reductase yields MSTTLTTPRFSASAPATAVEPQPTARHRLRRALSFEVIPPRSEKQAARLPGLLKFLDSLSPDYLAVTSSANSGWLQGTADFIADITATTSLRPLAHLTCTAGTEAELLPWIDHLLGVGVRGFLAVRGDFPAGESNLPPEHLRHADALVQLLRRVETDNVACLAAGRLGIGVAAYPSGHPESTGPEEDLDVLAAKQRNGADFAITQLFFDPNAYARLRRRAEHAGITIPLIPGILPITDVRRLHTMGRLSGLAVPDHLIARFDHAGDAAAARRIGLEITAEHTAAILDQGADGLHFYTFNDLSTTEELLTALDDKGVSVSSFPPPPPPRRWPPSTDNTSTTQKEARS; encoded by the coding sequence ATGTCCACCACCCTCACCACACCGCGGTTCTCAGCCTCGGCACCGGCCACCGCTGTCGAACCGCAGCCGACCGCCCGGCACCGACTGCGCCGAGCACTGTCCTTCGAGGTCATCCCTCCCCGGTCCGAGAAGCAGGCCGCACGGCTGCCCGGACTGCTGAAGTTCCTTGACTCGCTGAGCCCCGATTACCTCGCCGTGACATCCTCGGCGAACAGCGGCTGGCTGCAGGGCACCGCCGACTTCATCGCCGACATCACCGCCACCACTTCCCTGCGACCGCTGGCGCACCTGACGTGCACAGCCGGCACCGAGGCGGAGCTGCTGCCCTGGATCGACCACCTCCTCGGCGTCGGGGTGCGTGGGTTCCTCGCCGTCCGCGGCGACTTTCCCGCCGGAGAATCGAACCTGCCACCCGAGCACCTCCGCCACGCCGATGCGCTCGTGCAGCTGCTGCGCCGCGTCGAGACCGACAACGTCGCCTGCCTGGCTGCCGGACGCCTGGGCATCGGCGTCGCCGCCTACCCCTCGGGACATCCCGAGTCCACGGGACCCGAAGAGGACCTCGACGTGCTCGCTGCCAAACAGCGCAACGGCGCCGACTTCGCGATCACGCAGCTCTTCTTCGACCCGAACGCCTATGCGCGGCTGCGCCGTCGCGCCGAACACGCAGGCATCACGATTCCGCTCATCCCCGGTATCCTGCCGATCACCGACGTCAGACGCCTGCACACGATGGGCCGCCTCTCCGGACTGGCCGTCCCCGACCACCTCATCGCACGTTTCGACCATGCCGGCGATGCCGCCGCCGCTCGACGCATCGGGCTCGAGATCACTGCCGAACACACAGCCGCGATCCTCGACCAAGGAGCCGACGGCCTCCACTTCTATACGTTCAACGACCTGTCCACCACCGAAGAGCTGCTCACCGCACTCGATGACAAAGGAGTATCCGTGTCCTCATTCCCACCCCCACCACCACCTCGGCGGTGGCCGCCATCGACCGACAACACATCCACAACACAGAAGGAAGCACGTTCATGA
- a CDS encoding DUF1992 domain-containing protein, producing the protein MSDDPTEGGPSRRLNSLEDRNAVVESALDKAISRGDFDDLPGLGKPLSGLHSSSDPDWWIKQKMDSEGIGGVAPAAFQLKKENAVLEDTVDAFTTEAEVRDYLSGFNARVREAVMDLREGPPVFTPPRNVDDEVAAWRERRVQRKAATSTEAEPGDGSELSNDTGPGSDREPARSPRR; encoded by the coding sequence ATGAGCGATGATCCGACCGAAGGCGGGCCGTCTCGGCGCCTGAATTCCCTTGAGGACCGCAACGCTGTGGTCGAATCTGCCCTCGACAAGGCCATCAGTCGCGGGGATTTCGACGACCTGCCCGGGTTGGGCAAACCGCTGAGCGGCCTGCACAGCTCCTCTGATCCCGACTGGTGGATCAAACAGAAGATGGATTCCGAAGGCATCGGCGGCGTTGCTCCTGCCGCGTTCCAGCTGAAGAAGGAGAACGCCGTCCTCGAGGACACGGTCGATGCATTCACCACCGAAGCCGAGGTCCGCGACTACCTGTCCGGGTTCAATGCCCGCGTGCGAGAAGCCGTCATGGACTTGCGGGAGGGTCCTCCGGTCTTCACCCCGCCGCGCAATGTCGACGACGAGGTCGCAGCATGGCGCGAACGACGAGTGCAGAGGAAGGCAGCCACCAGCACCGAGGCGGAACCGGGCGACGGTTCGGAACTGAGCAATGACACGGGACCGGGCAGCGATCGGGAACCGGCACGCTCACCTCGGCGATGA